A section of the Streptomyces sp. NBC_01363 genome encodes:
- a CDS encoding ABC-three component system middle component 2, with protein MNPLNSPLEVGVRALALLAESHPEPMDLAQLVVLDYALLHSAEFDGPPSLHPDLPTRTGELGMKRRVLEQGLLVLIRAGLAGIEAHQQGLMYRATERGPAFIDILETPYVDRLRDRAEWVVHEYAPQVEVDAVTRNLINRPADTPLPPEVHRD; from the coding sequence ATGAACCCGCTCAACAGCCCACTGGAGGTCGGTGTGCGTGCCCTGGCTCTGCTGGCCGAGAGTCACCCCGAACCCATGGACCTCGCCCAGCTCGTCGTGCTCGACTACGCCCTTCTGCACAGCGCGGAATTCGACGGCCCGCCGAGCCTGCACCCCGACCTGCCCACGCGCACCGGAGAGCTCGGCATGAAGCGCCGAGTCCTCGAGCAGGGCCTGCTCGTACTGATCCGTGCCGGGCTGGCCGGGATCGAAGCACACCAGCAGGGCCTGATGTACCGGGCCACAGAGCGGGGACCGGCGTTCATCGACATCCTCGAAACACCTTATGTCGACCGCCTGCGCGACCGCGCCGAGTGGGTCGTGCACGAATACGCGCCCCAAGTCGAGGTGGACGCCGTCACACGCAACCTCATCAACCGCCCCGCCGACACACCTCTGCCGCCCGAGGTCCACCGTGACTGA
- a CDS encoding ABC-three component system protein codes for MADRGESVLDDSDAAANRDMPAKLRLSGAGLHFPSPPNPKKQVFAYDPNEFEEFVEEWVPTLNVRYVRVERHGGTGDHGVDVAAYLTPQAMEGEWHNYQCKHYGDALTWSKAAPEIRKLFASVVQKRYTLPSRYIFAAPIIGRSLVKQFARPSDTRAKFITELASTNDPVITSLSSAERENVVDLAQSTDFSMFEPVDMDEMLDLHKTTRHWSDRFTQPLPPRPQIMNPPAEHTPLEARYIQKLLDAYREEWGEETDTLERVAENEDARDHLNRQREAFYSAESLRVFARDATPAGHFEAVLDDIHAIVVEVARGRHLSALDRLQAVLVTAGQVVLTETILAKQVRPLDRKGVCHHLANDDRLTWCQGGRA; via the coding sequence GTGGCCGACCGGGGGGAAAGCGTGCTGGACGATAGCGACGCTGCGGCGAATCGTGACATGCCTGCCAAGCTCAGGCTGTCAGGAGCCGGGCTGCACTTCCCGTCCCCGCCGAACCCCAAGAAGCAGGTCTTCGCCTACGACCCCAATGAGTTCGAAGAGTTCGTCGAGGAATGGGTGCCGACCCTCAACGTCCGCTACGTGCGCGTGGAACGGCACGGCGGTACCGGGGATCACGGAGTGGACGTCGCCGCCTACCTCACACCGCAGGCCATGGAGGGGGAATGGCACAACTACCAGTGCAAGCACTACGGTGACGCTCTTACCTGGTCGAAGGCCGCACCGGAGATCAGGAAACTGTTCGCCTCAGTCGTACAGAAGCGCTACACACTACCGAGCCGGTACATCTTCGCCGCGCCGATCATCGGCCGCAGCCTGGTGAAGCAGTTCGCCAGGCCCTCTGACACGCGAGCGAAGTTCATCACCGAACTCGCCTCCACCAATGACCCTGTCATCACCTCGCTCAGCTCCGCCGAGCGCGAGAACGTCGTCGATCTGGCACAGAGCACCGACTTCTCCATGTTTGAACCGGTCGACATGGACGAGATGCTCGACCTCCACAAGACCACCCGACACTGGTCGGACCGGTTCACCCAGCCGCTGCCCCCTCGCCCACAGATCATGAACCCACCTGCCGAGCACACCCCCCTTGAGGCGCGGTACATCCAGAAACTCCTCGATGCCTACCGCGAGGAATGGGGCGAGGAAACCGACACGCTGGAACGCGTCGCCGAAAACGAGGACGCGCGCGATCACCTCAACCGTCAGCGTGAAGCCTTCTACAGCGCCGAATCCCTGCGCGTGTTCGCCCGCGATGCCACTCCCGCGGGCCACTTCGAAGCTGTTCTCGACGACATCCACGCCATCGTCGTCGAGGTAGCCCGCGGTCGGCACCTCAGCGCCCTTGACCGACTCCAAGCTGTCCTCGTCACAGCAGGCCAGGTGGTGCTCACCGAGACGATCCTCGCCAAGCAAGTGAGACCTCTCGACCGCAAAGGGGTATGTCACCACCTGGCGAACGACGATCGGCTCACCTGGTGCCAAGGAGGCAGGGCATGA
- a CDS encoding helix-turn-helix domain-containing protein: MANEDLGRTLRRLRRLASLTQEELAERSGVSVDVIRQLEQGRKHSARLPTLHALANGLGVELTTLLGDPPAVSSTGENDGPRFVAVRRAIMPVLWGPEPEPPEPDFSMDRLREQIADGWTQYHAAEFDTVMKALPDLLSDARTATASGNDDDRRAGYAALGKALQLAGHVAVRMGKTDLALTGLERAIDAAGQSSDPLLVPMIVNSTAWTYQRQGRLEDALSIALRAADGMVEAGRDETADGLKVWGALTMSAATSAARSGDYERAATMMERAEKEATRVSKLPDEGDNRMVSVFSPSSVRIERVRLAVQYGHPQDALALAKGMRLSKDTPPSWRTWLLLDVARAHADTGDAAGAVKTLESLRRVAPAWMQHHTLAVAIVRDLWVLPNKPPGLRPLAEFLGVGE, from the coding sequence GTGGCAAACGAAGACCTGGGACGGACTCTGCGCCGCTTGCGCCGCCTGGCCTCCCTGACACAAGAAGAGCTCGCCGAGCGCTCCGGCGTATCCGTCGATGTGATCCGCCAGCTCGAACAGGGGCGGAAGCACTCGGCGCGACTGCCCACACTCCACGCACTGGCCAACGGTCTCGGTGTGGAACTGACTACGCTCCTGGGTGACCCGCCTGCGGTCTCGTCCACAGGCGAGAACGACGGACCACGCTTCGTGGCCGTACGCCGCGCCATCATGCCCGTGCTCTGGGGGCCGGAGCCGGAGCCGCCAGAGCCTGACTTCTCGATGGACCGTCTCCGCGAGCAGATCGCGGACGGCTGGACGCAGTACCACGCCGCCGAGTTCGACACGGTGATGAAGGCGCTGCCGGACTTGCTCTCAGATGCTCGCACCGCAACGGCCTCGGGCAACGACGACGACCGCAGGGCCGGTTACGCAGCTCTGGGCAAGGCGCTTCAGCTCGCCGGACACGTCGCCGTGCGGATGGGCAAGACCGACCTTGCCCTGACGGGCCTGGAACGTGCCATAGACGCTGCGGGACAGTCCTCCGATCCGCTGCTCGTGCCGATGATCGTCAACTCCACGGCGTGGACCTATCAGCGGCAGGGGCGCCTGGAGGACGCGTTGAGCATCGCGCTCCGCGCCGCCGACGGCATGGTGGAAGCAGGCCGTGACGAGACGGCCGACGGCCTGAAGGTATGGGGCGCGCTGACCATGAGCGCCGCTACGTCGGCCGCCCGGAGCGGCGACTACGAGCGCGCGGCGACGATGATGGAGCGGGCAGAGAAGGAGGCCACCCGTGTCTCCAAGCTGCCTGATGAGGGCGACAACCGCATGGTCAGCGTCTTCAGTCCGTCGTCGGTCCGTATCGAACGCGTCCGGCTCGCAGTCCAGTATGGGCACCCGCAGGACGCCTTGGCGCTGGCCAAGGGGATGCGGCTGAGTAAGGACACTCCGCCGTCCTGGCGGACATGGCTTCTGCTGGATGTCGCCCGAGCCCACGCGGACACCGGGGACGCGGCCGGGGCGGTGAAGACACTGGAGTCCCTGCGCCGGGTGGCGCCGGCGTGGATGCAGCACCACACCTTGGCCGTGGCCATCGTGCGCGACCTGTGGGTCCTCCCCAACAAGCCACCAGGGCTCCGGCCGTTGGCGGAGTTCTTGGGGGTTGGCGAATAG
- a CDS encoding ATP-binding protein: MVEDGAVIISELVSNAVQHGRRETIRVVIDRPASACVRIGVVDFSKVPPVHRETNTGNEHGRGLALVEALASDWGTDPLPWGKQVWAQLGGEVRG; the protein is encoded by the coding sequence CTGGTCGAGGATGGAGCCGTGATCATCTCTGAGCTGGTGTCCAACGCCGTTCAGCACGGGCGGAGAGAAACCATCCGAGTAGTCATCGACCGCCCCGCATCAGCATGCGTGCGAATCGGCGTCGTGGACTTTTCGAAGGTGCCCCCTGTGCACAGGGAGACGAACACCGGGAACGAGCATGGGCGCGGTTTAGCTCTTGTGGAGGCGCTGGCGAGCGACTGGGGCACGGATCCGCTGCCGTGGGGCAAGCAGGTGTGGGCGCAGCTGGGTGGGGAGGTACGAGGATGA
- the fusA gene encoding elongation factor G has product MRTELHRQPTSPLTAVRNLGILAHVDAGKTTVTERILYLTGAVHKRGEVHDGTTVTDFDSQERDRGITIFAAAVSCDWDGHRINLIDTPGHVDFSDEVERSLRVLDGAITVFDAVAGVEPQSESVWRQADRHGVPRIAFVNKLDRAGADLDTAVASIRDRLSTVPLVVQLPIGSEDGFTGVVDLLRMRALVWADGRDTYEEGQVPDGLREEARHRRRLLEETVAELHPAALEEFCADSSVSERTLTAALRDLTRTGEGVVVLCGSAYRNRGIEPLLEAVVAYLPSPLDVPPVRGTLDGAVQERAADPAASFAALVFKVNSTATGRLTFLRVYSGTIGKGDTVLDTGTRRHERIGRILRVQAGRHSDVDKAVAGDIVAVIGLKAARTGATLCAPAAPLVLEPPTSADPVVSVAVEARRSTDTERLVTALARLVEEDPSLTVRTDPETGQTVLSGMGELHLEVAVEKIRRAHELEIGVGRPQVAYRETVARGVSGLVYRHVKQDGGAGQFAHVVLDAEPLEAGGDLDADNGGDAGFVFRSTVVGGRVPQEYVRAVEAGCRDALAEGPLGGHPVTGLRVTLTDGATHSKDSSEMAFRTAGRFALREALRASAMVLLEPVAEVTVTVPDDAVGGVLGDLAARRGRVSGSIARAGTAVITATVPLAELFGYATRLRSRTQGRGTFIPRPTGYAPAPDPVSPGTPAR; this is encoded by the coding sequence GTGCGTACCGAACTCCACCGTCAACCCACCAGTCCGCTGACCGCCGTCCGCAATCTGGGCATCCTCGCCCACGTCGACGCGGGCAAGACCACCGTCACCGAGCGGATCCTCTACCTCACCGGCGCCGTCCACAAACGGGGCGAGGTCCACGACGGGACGACCGTCACCGACTTCGACTCCCAGGAACGCGACCGCGGGATCACCATCTTCGCCGCCGCGGTGAGTTGTGACTGGGACGGTCATCGGATCAACCTGATCGACACCCCCGGCCACGTCGACTTCTCCGACGAGGTGGAACGTTCGCTGCGGGTGCTGGACGGCGCGATCACGGTGTTCGACGCCGTCGCGGGCGTCGAGCCGCAGAGCGAGTCGGTGTGGCGGCAGGCCGACCGGCACGGGGTGCCGCGGATCGCGTTCGTCAACAAGCTCGACCGCGCCGGGGCCGACCTCGACACGGCGGTCGCGTCGATCAGGGACCGGCTGAGCACGGTCCCGCTGGTGGTCCAGCTGCCGATCGGATCCGAGGACGGATTCACCGGGGTGGTCGATCTGCTGCGCATGCGGGCGCTGGTCTGGGCCGACGGCCGCGACACCTACGAGGAGGGGCAGGTGCCTGACGGGCTGCGCGAAGAGGCACGGCACCGCAGGCGGCTGCTCGAAGAGACGGTGGCGGAGCTCCATCCGGCCGCGCTGGAAGAGTTCTGCGCGGATTCCTCGGTCTCCGAACGGACTCTGACGGCCGCGCTGCGCGACCTGACCCGTACCGGTGAGGGTGTCGTGGTGCTGTGCGGCTCGGCCTACCGCAACCGGGGGATCGAGCCGCTGCTGGAGGCCGTCGTGGCCTATCTGCCCTCGCCGCTGGACGTGCCGCCGGTACGCGGCACCCTGGACGGCGCGGTGCAGGAGCGGGCCGCCGATCCGGCGGCGTCGTTCGCCGCGCTGGTGTTCAAGGTGAACTCGACGGCCACGGGACGGCTGACCTTTCTGCGGGTGTACTCGGGAACGATCGGGAAGGGGGACACGGTGCTGGACACGGGGACGCGGCGCCATGAGCGCATCGGGCGGATCCTGCGGGTGCAGGCCGGCCGGCACTCGGACGTGGACAAGGCGGTGGCCGGGGACATCGTCGCGGTGATCGGGCTGAAGGCGGCCCGCACCGGGGCCACGCTGTGCGCGCCTGCGGCGCCCCTGGTCCTCGAACCGCCGACCTCGGCCGACCCGGTCGTCTCCGTGGCGGTGGAGGCCCGCCGGAGCACCGACACCGAACGGCTGGTGACGGCGCTGGCGCGGCTCGTCGAGGAAGACCCTTCGCTGACGGTCCGTACCGACCCCGAGACCGGGCAGACGGTGCTTTCGGGAATGGGGGAACTGCATCTGGAGGTCGCCGTGGAGAAGATCCGGCGTGCTCATGAGCTGGAGATCGGTGTCGGCAGGCCGCAGGTGGCGTACCGGGAGACGGTCGCCCGCGGCGTGTCCGGGCTGGTGTACCGGCATGTGAAGCAGGACGGGGGCGCCGGCCAGTTCGCCCATGTCGTCCTCGACGCGGAGCCGCTGGAGGCCGGCGGTGACCTGGACGCCGACAACGGCGGCGATGCCGGTTTCGTGTTCCGGTCGACCGTCGTCGGTGGACGGGTGCCGCAGGAGTACGTCAGGGCGGTGGAGGCCGGGTGCCGGGACGCACTGGCCGAGGGCCCTCTCGGCGGACACCCGGTGACCGGGCTGCGGGTCACGCTGACCGACGGAGCCACCCACTCCAAGGACTCCTCGGAGATGGCGTTCCGCACGGCCGGCCGGTTCGCGCTCCGTGAGGCCTTGCGCGCGAGCGCGATGGTGCTGCTGGAGCCGGTGGCGGAGGTCACCGTCACCGTGCCCGACGACGCCGTGGGCGGGGTCCTCGGCGATCTGGCGGCGCGGCGCGGCCGGGTCTCGGGCTCGATCGCACGGGCGGGCACGGCGGTGATCACGGCGACCGTGCCGCTGGCGGAGTTGTTCGGCTACGCGACCCGGCTGCGCAGCCGGACCCAGGGCCGGGGAACGTTCATCCCCCGCCCCACCGGCTACGCCCCGGCGCCGGATCCGGTGTCCCCGGGGACACCGGCCCGGTAA
- a CDS encoding bifunctional 2-polyprenyl-6-hydroxyphenol methylase/3-demethylubiquinol 3-O-methyltransferase UbiG, translating into MDEDHGLAAATVFDALGTDYERAFGGSAAHRASLHRLLGDLAPHSRVLDVGSGTGRPTARTLAEAGHDVLGVDVSPVMVELAARQVPGAAFECADIHELSLEEGSFDAVCAYFSLLQMSRENQSRLLRKLGRLLVPGGHLVVATVPLDVEDFDVVFMGQEVRATSFGPEEFTELVAEAGFSVLWEQSTLFTPEYEAAVAEPQLFLHCRRA; encoded by the coding sequence ATGGACGAGGATCACGGCCTCGCCGCCGCCACGGTGTTCGACGCACTGGGCACCGACTACGAGCGGGCATTCGGCGGATCCGCCGCCCACCGCGCCTCCTTGCACCGGCTGTTGGGCGATCTCGCACCGCACAGCCGGGTCCTGGACGTCGGCAGCGGAACGGGGCGGCCGACCGCACGGACCCTGGCCGAGGCCGGGCACGATGTGCTGGGAGTCGATGTCTCGCCGGTCATGGTCGAACTGGCGGCCCGGCAGGTTCCCGGCGCGGCCTTCGAGTGCGCCGACATCCACGAACTCTCCCTGGAAGAAGGTAGTTTCGACGCCGTCTGCGCGTACTTCTCATTGCTTCAGATGTCCCGCGAGAACCAGTCCCGGCTCCTGCGGAAACTCGGGCGGCTGCTGGTTCCCGGCGGGCATCTGGTCGTGGCCACGGTGCCGCTGGACGTCGAGGACTTCGACGTCGTCTTCATGGGGCAGGAGGTACGGGCCACGAGCTTCGGTCCGGAGGAGTTCACCGAGCTGGTCGCCGAGGCCGGCTTCTCGGTGCTGTGGGAGCAGAGCACCCTCTTCACGCCGGAATACGAAGCGGCGGTGGCCGAGCCCCAGTTGTTCCTGCACTGCCGACGGGCCTGA
- a CDS encoding DUF2510 domain-containing protein — protein sequence MSPPGWHPDPGYTGIGPIHERWWDGTRWTDQLRVPPAVVRRRRTRIGLGITAGVVVLAAIGGSVFLLSDKSGDTDEHAAPTPSTAPSEAPGRGPGAPGGGGGESRGPERQMPQTEDGYATDLTSGISLPVPDGWKGSSGIAGAGVTTGDYPCPGDTSEQCVRGGVFSMPAKGLKLDTTTAKATAVKDISANATESYGEKIYGGITSHQELKSEPVTVAGEQGYVVRWKVVTKSGDDGYVQSLAFPSPRSKDMLIVVRSGFDINAKAPALSVMDDITKGIKAASGTGSGPGTNA from the coding sequence ATGAGCCCTCCCGGCTGGCACCCAGACCCCGGGTATACAGGAATCGGCCCCATCCACGAGCGCTGGTGGGACGGTACCCGGTGGACCGACCAGCTCCGCGTGCCGCCCGCCGTGGTCCGGCGCCGCAGGACGCGCATCGGACTGGGCATCACCGCCGGTGTGGTGGTCCTCGCCGCCATCGGGGGCAGCGTCTTCCTGCTGTCGGACAAGTCCGGCGACACGGACGAACACGCGGCCCCGACCCCGTCCACCGCACCGTCGGAGGCTCCCGGCCGCGGGCCGGGCGCGCCGGGCGGAGGCGGCGGTGAGAGCAGGGGCCCCGAGCGGCAGATGCCGCAGACCGAGGACGGCTACGCCACGGACCTGACCAGCGGGATCAGTCTGCCGGTGCCCGACGGCTGGAAGGGCAGCTCCGGGATCGCCGGCGCGGGAGTGACCACGGGTGATTACCCCTGTCCCGGCGACACGTCCGAGCAGTGCGTGCGCGGCGGGGTGTTCTCCATGCCCGCGAAGGGTCTGAAGCTCGACACCACGACGGCGAAGGCCACGGCGGTGAAGGACATCTCCGCCAATGCCACGGAGTCGTACGGCGAGAAGATCTACGGTGGCATCACCTCGCATCAGGAACTCAAGTCCGAACCGGTCACCGTGGCCGGTGAGCAGGGCTACGTGGTGCGCTGGAAGGTGGTGACGAAGAGCGGTGACGACGGGTACGTCCAGTCGCTGGCCTTCCCGTCGCCCCGTTCCAAGGACATGCTGATCGTGGTCCGGTCCGGCTTCGACATCAATGCCAAGGCCCCCGCGCTCTCCGTCATGGACGACATCACCAAGGGGATCAAGGCCGCCTCGGGAACGGGTTCCGGTCCCGGCACCAACGCGTAG
- a CDS encoding crotonase/enoyl-CoA hydratase family protein, whose translation MSEQPAVRIERDGAVFTVILSRPEVRNAVDGPTASLLADAFREFDEDADASVAVLWGEGGTFCAGADLKGIGTERGNKVLADGDGPMGPTRMRLSKPVIAAVSGHAVAGGLELALWCDLRVAEEDAVFGVFCRRWGVPLVDGGTVRLPRLIGESRAMDMILTGRPVPAAEAYAMGLANRIVPPGEARGAAERLAREIAAFPQLCLRHDRLSVREQHGLSEPEALAAEYRHGLVPLTAGETQAGAERFGGGAGRHGSFD comes from the coding sequence ATGAGCGAACAACCAGCCGTGCGGATCGAGCGCGACGGCGCCGTGTTCACGGTGATCCTTAGCCGACCCGAGGTCCGCAACGCCGTGGACGGGCCGACCGCGAGCCTACTGGCCGATGCCTTCCGGGAGTTCGACGAGGATGCGGACGCGTCTGTCGCCGTGCTGTGGGGCGAGGGCGGAACGTTCTGCGCGGGCGCAGACCTGAAGGGCATCGGTACGGAGCGGGGCAACAAGGTCCTGGCCGACGGTGACGGACCGATGGGGCCGACCCGGATGCGGCTGAGCAAGCCCGTCATCGCGGCGGTCTCCGGTCATGCGGTGGCCGGGGGTCTGGAGCTGGCCCTCTGGTGCGACCTCCGGGTGGCCGAGGAGGACGCGGTGTTCGGGGTGTTCTGCCGCCGCTGGGGTGTGCCGCTGGTGGACGGCGGAACGGTACGGCTGCCGCGGCTGATCGGTGAGAGCCGGGCCATGGACATGATCCTCACCGGGCGGCCCGTCCCGGCCGCCGAGGCGTACGCCATGGGGCTCGCCAACCGGATCGTGCCACCCGGCGAGGCACGCGGCGCGGCGGAGCGGCTGGCCCGGGAGATCGCCGCGTTCCCGCAACTGTGCCTGCGCCACGACCGGCTGTCGGTGCGCGAGCAGCACGGTCTCAGCGAGCCGGAGGCGCTGGCCGCGGAGTACCGGCACGGTCTGGTGCCGCTGACCGCAGGGGAGACGCAGGCCGGGGCCGAACGGTTCGGGGGCGGTGCGGGCCGTCACGGATCCTTCGACTGA
- a CDS encoding S66 peptidase family protein has protein sequence MSTNQYPAKPRPGDRVAVLSPSSGLPGILPLPHELGLRRLREEFGLEPVEYPTTRKMGSTPQERAADIHAAFADPDIKAVISSIGGDDQITVLPHLDRDLLRANPKPFFGYSDNTNLLVFLENLGIVGYHGGTVMVEMGRPGAIHPLTADSLRAALFTRGAYELTPSKETNGANGRWEEPRTFDSEPEMRPCNGWIWHNTDGRTVKGESWGGSLEILSWMLMADREIRPVESYAGRVLFLETCEEMPSAEEVHRILRNMGERGLLAQFPALLMGRAKNWSFEQPLDAEAGERFREEQRQAVLRALSEYAPETLAVLDVDLGHTDPQLVIPFGGQIEVDGVRRRIVVTY, from the coding sequence ATGTCGACCAACCAGTACCCCGCCAAGCCCCGGCCCGGTGACCGTGTCGCCGTGCTGTCCCCCTCCTCCGGCCTCCCCGGCATCCTGCCCCTGCCCCATGAACTGGGACTGCGCAGGCTCCGTGAGGAATTCGGGCTCGAACCCGTGGAGTACCCGACGACGCGGAAGATGGGCTCCACCCCGCAGGAACGGGCCGCCGACATCCACGCGGCGTTCGCCGACCCGGACATCAAGGCCGTGATCTCCAGCATCGGCGGAGACGACCAGATCACCGTGCTGCCACACCTGGACCGCGACCTGTTGCGCGCCAACCCCAAGCCCTTCTTCGGGTACAGCGACAACACCAACCTGCTGGTGTTCCTCGAAAACCTGGGAATCGTCGGCTACCACGGTGGCACGGTGATGGTCGAGATGGGGCGTCCCGGCGCGATCCACCCGCTGACCGCCGACTCCCTGCGGGCCGCGCTCTTCACCCGCGGTGCCTACGAACTCACCCCGTCCAAGGAGACCAACGGGGCGAACGGCCGGTGGGAGGAGCCGCGTACCTTCGACTCCGAACCCGAGATGCGGCCCTGCAACGGCTGGATATGGCACAACACCGACGGCCGGACCGTGAAGGGCGAGAGCTGGGGCGGAAGTCTGGAGATCCTGTCCTGGATGCTGATGGCCGACCGTGAGATCCGGCCGGTGGAGAGCTACGCGGGACGGGTGCTGTTCCTCGAAACGTGCGAGGAGATGCCTTCGGCGGAGGAGGTCCACCGGATTCTGCGGAACATGGGGGAGCGGGGTCTGCTCGCTCAGTTCCCCGCTCTCCTCATGGGCCGGGCCAAGAACTGGTCGTTCGAGCAGCCGCTCGACGCCGAGGCCGGGGAGCGGTTCCGCGAGGAGCAGCGGCAGGCGGTTCTGCGGGCGTTGAGCGAGTACGCCCCCGAGACTCTGGCCGTCCTCGACGTGGACCTCGGTCACACCGACCCCCAGCTGGTCATACCGTTCGGCGGACAGATCGAGGTGGACGGAGTGCGGCGCCGCATCGTCGTCACCTACTGA
- a CDS encoding FadR/GntR family transcriptional regulator produces MPVEWQPVRQSRTHELVLQSIEERVFAGELRAGDRLPPERELAPVLGVSRSALREALRVLETIGVLVAQPGRGPDAGARIVRNPDDALGRLLRLHFALGSYSLEDVLEARVVLERSSFEAAARHASPEDLDEAEALVVRMGEPDVAVPEFNDLDTRFHVHIARSSGNELTSTLTSAVRESVRPLILRALEEAEDWPATAAALNAEHAELLGLVRAGKGAKAADLVERHIRSLHGTLVDENSDRARRDS; encoded by the coding sequence ATGCCTGTCGAATGGCAACCCGTACGGCAGTCCCGTACGCATGAGCTCGTGCTCCAGAGCATCGAGGAGCGGGTGTTCGCCGGCGAACTCCGGGCGGGTGACCGGCTGCCGCCCGAGCGTGAGCTCGCGCCGGTGCTCGGGGTCAGCCGGTCCGCGCTGCGCGAGGCGCTGAGGGTACTGGAGACCATCGGTGTGCTGGTCGCGCAGCCGGGCCGGGGGCCGGATGCCGGGGCACGGATCGTACGCAACCCCGATGACGCGCTCGGGCGGCTGCTGCGACTCCACTTCGCACTGGGCAGCTACAGCCTGGAGGATGTCCTGGAGGCGCGCGTCGTGCTGGAGAGGTCCAGTTTCGAGGCGGCCGCGCGGCATGCCTCCCCGGAGGACCTCGACGAGGCGGAGGCGCTGGTCGTGCGCATGGGGGAGCCGGATGTCGCGGTGCCGGAGTTCAACGATCTGGACACCCGGTTCCATGTGCACATCGCCCGCAGCTCCGGCAACGAACTGACCTCCACGCTCACCTCCGCCGTCCGTGAGTCGGTGCGCCCGCTGATCCTGCGGGCGCTGGAGGAGGCCGAGGACTGGCCGGCCACGGCCGCCGCGCTCAACGCGGAGCACGCCGAGTTGCTGGGGCTGGTGCGCGCGGGCAAGGGCGCGAAGGCCGCCGACCTGGTCGAGCGGCACATCCGCAGTCTCCACGGCACGCTGGTCGACGAGAACTCCGACCGGGCGCGACGGGATTCCTGA
- a CDS encoding (Fe-S)-binding protein: protein MRIGLFATCLGDTLFPEAVKSTAVLLARLGHDVVFPPGQTCCGQMHVNTGYQREPVPLVRNFADQFGDASIDAVVMPSGSCAGSVRHQHEIVAERYGDTALRAGVATVKAKTYELSEFLVDVLDAEDVGAYFPHRVTYHPTCHSLRMLRVGDKPLKLLRAVDSIDLVELPEADSCCGFGGTFAVKNAETSTAMLQDKMRNIATTGAEVCTAGDSSCLMHIGGGLSRIRSGTRTLHLAQILSATRTSPYVPTEAVR, encoded by the coding sequence ATGCGCATCGGACTCTTCGCCACCTGTCTGGGAGACACGCTCTTCCCCGAGGCGGTGAAATCGACCGCGGTCCTGCTCGCCCGCCTGGGCCACGACGTGGTGTTCCCGCCGGGGCAGACCTGCTGCGGTCAGATGCATGTCAACACCGGCTATCAGCGCGAACCCGTGCCCCTGGTGCGGAACTTCGCCGACCAGTTCGGCGACGCCTCGATCGACGCCGTCGTCATGCCGTCCGGATCGTGCGCGGGCTCGGTCCGTCATCAGCACGAGATCGTCGCCGAGCGGTACGGGGACACGGCGCTGCGCGCGGGCGTCGCCACCGTCAAGGCCAAGACGTACGAGCTGTCGGAGTTCCTCGTGGACGTCCTGGACGCCGAGGACGTCGGCGCGTACTTCCCGCACCGGGTGACGTACCACCCCACCTGTCACTCCCTGCGCATGCTCCGCGTCGGTGACAAGCCCCTGAAGCTGCTCCGTGCCGTCGACTCCATCGATCTCGTCGAGCTCCCCGAAGCCGATTCCTGCTGCGGGTTCGGCGGCACCTTCGCCGTCAAGAACGCCGAGACGTCGACCGCGATGCTCCAGGACAAGATGCGCAACATCGCCACCACCGGGGCCGAGGTCTGCACCGCGGGCGACTCGTCCTGCCTGATGCACATCGGCGGCGGACTCTCCCGGATCAGGTCGGGCACCCGCACCCTGCACCTCGCGCAGATCCTCTCCGCCACCCGCACCTCGCCCTACGTCCCCACGGAGGCCGTCCGATGA